From the genome of Myripristis murdjan chromosome 22, fMyrMur1.1, whole genome shotgun sequence, one region includes:
- the LOC115354555 gene encoding homeobox protein six1b: MSILPSFGFTQEQVACVCEVLQQGGNLERLGRFLWSLPACDHLHKNESVLKAKAVVAFHRGNFRELYKILESHQFSPHNHPKLQQLWLKAHYVEAEKLRGRPLGAVGKYRVRRKFPLPRTIWDGEETSYCFKEKSRGVLREWYTHNPYPSPREKRELAEATGLTTTQVSNWFKNRRQRDRAAEAKERENSENNNAGSNKQNQLSPLDGGKSLMSSSEDEFSPPQSPDQNSVLLLQGNMSHPGASSYPMSGLGAPQSVHGMHGHPHQLQDSLLGPLTSSLVDLGS; the protein is encoded by the exons ATGTCTATATTACCGTCCTTCGGGTTTACCCAGGAGCAAGTGGCATGTGTTTGCGAGGTGCTGCAGCAGGGAGGGAACCTGGAGAGGCTCGGCCGCTTCCTGTGGTCTCTACCCGCTTGCGACCACCTCCACAAGAACGAGAGCGTCCTCAAAGCCAAGGCAGTGGTGGCCTTTCATCGGGGGAACTTCAGAGAGCTCTACAAGATCCTGGAGAGTCACCAGTTTTCTCCTCACAACCACCccaagctgcagcagctctggctGAAGGCGCATTACGTGGAGGCGGAGAAACTGCGCGGCCGGCCGCTCGGAGCTGTAGGGAAGTACAGGGTGCGGAGGAAATTCCCTTTGCCCCGCACGATATGGGACGGCGAGGAGACCAGCTACTGCTTTAAGGAGAAGTCCAGGGGTGTCCTGAGAGAGTGGTACACGCATAACCCCTATCCGTCCCCACGGGAAAAGAGAGAGCTGGCCGAAGCCACAGGACTGACCACCACGCAGGTCAGCAACTGGTTCAAAAACAGacggcagagagacagagccgCAGAAGCTAAAGAAAG AGAGaacagtgaaaacaacaacGCAGGCAGCAACAAACAGAACCAGCTGTCCCCGTTGGACGGAGGAAAGTCTCTCATGTCCAGCTCGGAGGACGAGTTTTCTCCGCCTCAGAGCCCCGACCAGAACTCAGTGCTTTTGCTCCAGGGCAACATGAGCCACCCCGGGGCCTCCTCTTACCCCATGTCCGGCCTGGGTGCCCCACAGTCTGTGCACGGCATGCACGGACACCCGCACCAACTCCAGGACTCCTTGTTGGGACCTCTAACCTCCAGTCTTGTGGATCTAGGCTCTTAA